One region of Pseudoalteromonas galatheae genomic DNA includes:
- a CDS encoding DNA ligase, whose translation MRYLPFLFCLLLGFSNLLYGNETDTKIQLASVYQGNEDISNYLVSEKFDGVRAIWDGSQLRTRGGHLIKAPDWFTQGLPDTWLDGELWAGYNNFAFVSAIARRHAPNNEHWRQVTYYIFDAPNSTEIFAKRHERYLSLLSHTELSHIKPVKQLSFGSVEELNDYYHSVLKRGGEGVILHAKNAKHEDGRTTNVLKYKPYLDDEAIVIKHLPGKGKYQGMMGSLLVKNAQGKEFKVGTGFSDEERASPPPIGSQITYRYQGYTKFGKPRFARFLRVRPKL comes from the coding sequence ATGCGATATTTACCATTCTTATTCTGTCTATTATTAGGTTTTTCCAATCTCCTTTATGGAAATGAAACCGACACAAAAATCCAGCTTGCTTCGGTATATCAAGGCAACGAAGATATTTCTAATTATCTTGTTAGTGAAAAGTTCGATGGTGTGAGGGCCATTTGGGATGGCTCTCAACTGCGTACGCGTGGCGGTCACTTAATTAAGGCACCAGACTGGTTCACGCAAGGATTACCTGATACTTGGTTAGATGGCGAGTTGTGGGCTGGGTACAATAACTTCGCTTTTGTGAGTGCGATTGCAAGGCGCCACGCCCCTAATAACGAACACTGGCGTCAAGTGACTTATTATATATTTGACGCACCAAATTCTACAGAAATATTCGCTAAGCGTCATGAGCGTTACTTAAGCCTTCTCAGCCATACTGAGCTATCACACATTAAACCCGTCAAGCAGCTATCATTTGGCTCCGTTGAGGAGCTAAACGATTATTACCATAGTGTATTAAAACGAGGTGGTGAAGGGGTCATTTTGCATGCTAAAAATGCTAAGCACGAAGATGGAAGAACAACCAACGTATTAAAATATAAGCCGTATTTGGATGACGAAGCCATCGTGATTAAGCATTTACCCGGTAAAGGAAAGTACCAAGGAATGATGGGATCGCTTCTGGTGAAGAATGCACAAGGTAAGGAGTTTAAAGTCGGAACAGGGTTTAGCGACGAAGAGCGCGCATCACCACCACCGATTGGTAGTCAAATTACCTATCGATATCAAGGATATACTAAGTTTGGTAAACCGCGTTTCGCGCGATTTTTAAGAGTAAGGCCAAAATTATAG
- a CDS encoding TonB-dependent receptor, which produces MKAMKRSTLATLINATLFSAVAGTSFSSLAEEEQAKKNQLEVIQITARKRVENAQEVPVSVSALQGDNLNAYSSAGMDIRFMNAKIPSLSVESSFGRTFPRFYVRGLGNTDFDLNASQPVSLVVDEVVQENPILKGFPVFDIARIEVLRGPQGTLFGRNTPAGLVKFDTVRPSQEFDGYAAVSYGSRGAVDFEGAVGGSVTDRISTRISALWQEQEDYIDVKAPGFEKKDSLGGYSEQAVRVQFLYEGDDFNGLLNYHYRDLDGRPIAFRANLIEKGTNNINPLYDNDVVYHDAASRSTQQVETQGLSLKLEWDLPEHTVTSITAWESAEIYSRADVDGGYGPNDAGVSGPGLIIFTSETADVIPEHNQYTQELRLSSNFSGDYNYQVGVFLFEEDLMIESYSFNTNGYDSAYAQYGVQNGYAYQDQDTSAWAVFGSFDYTVSDDLKVTAGLRYSDDEKEFYAKRTKNPTPWNGSPDVLDDTANPSDSHVSWDLSATYKLTDDVNLFGRVANGFRAPSVQGRILFGDEVTVAKSETTNSIEAGIKSDVLDGQGRVNATVFYYQMDDQQLTAVGGGSNFNRLVNTDKTTGYGFELDTEWVLTDELNATFNLSYNKTELEDKNLAVAVCAQCTVTDPTYMVEGTNGPEARAILDGNSLPHAPEWIANATLRYTKELEDGEFFVYGDMSYRSEVDFFLYKSVEFEGEALFETGLRAGYMWSEGDNEYEVSAFVRNLFDEQVVIGGVDFNNNTGMLNEARFIGAEFKVKFF; this is translated from the coding sequence ATGAAAGCAATGAAAAGATCTACGTTAGCTACCCTAATAAATGCTACGTTGTTCTCTGCTGTGGCAGGTACTTCATTTTCTTCACTTGCTGAGGAAGAGCAAGCCAAAAAAAATCAATTGGAAGTTATTCAAATCACCGCTCGTAAACGTGTTGAAAACGCGCAGGAAGTACCTGTATCTGTTTCTGCACTTCAAGGTGATAACTTGAATGCTTATAGCTCAGCGGGTATGGACATTCGCTTTATGAACGCGAAGATCCCAAGTCTATCGGTAGAATCTTCGTTTGGTCGTACTTTCCCACGTTTTTACGTACGTGGTTTAGGTAACACAGATTTCGATCTAAATGCGTCACAACCTGTATCTTTGGTTGTTGATGAAGTGGTTCAAGAAAACCCAATTCTAAAAGGCTTCCCTGTATTCGATATTGCACGTATTGAAGTATTACGTGGTCCTCAGGGCACGCTATTTGGCCGTAATACACCTGCAGGTCTTGTTAAATTTGACACTGTTAGACCAAGTCAAGAATTTGATGGCTATGCTGCTGTTTCTTATGGTAGCCGTGGTGCAGTGGACTTTGAAGGTGCGGTAGGCGGCTCAGTAACCGACCGTATCTCAACACGTATTTCTGCCTTGTGGCAGGAACAAGAAGATTATATCGATGTAAAAGCGCCAGGTTTTGAGAAAAAAGATTCGTTAGGCGGTTACAGCGAGCAAGCCGTTCGTGTTCAATTCTTATATGAAGGCGATGACTTCAACGGCTTATTGAATTACCACTACCGTGATTTAGATGGTCGCCCAATTGCATTTCGCGCAAATCTGATCGAGAAAGGCACAAATAACATTAACCCATTGTATGATAACGATGTGGTATACCATGATGCAGCCTCTCGTTCGACGCAACAGGTTGAAACTCAAGGTTTGAGCCTAAAACTTGAGTGGGACTTACCTGAGCATACCGTGACGTCAATCACTGCTTGGGAAAGTGCTGAAATCTACTCACGCGCAGACGTTGATGGTGGTTACGGTCCAAATGATGCAGGTGTTTCAGGCCCTGGTTTGATCATATTTACTTCAGAAACTGCGGATGTTATTCCTGAGCATAATCAGTACACGCAAGAGCTGCGCTTATCAAGCAACTTTTCTGGCGATTACAACTACCAAGTTGGTGTCTTCTTATTTGAAGAAGACCTAATGATTGAAAGCTATAGCTTCAATACTAATGGTTATGATTCTGCATATGCACAGTATGGCGTGCAAAATGGTTATGCTTACCAAGATCAAGACACATCAGCATGGGCAGTATTTGGTTCTTTTGATTACACCGTATCTGATGATTTAAAAGTAACAGCTGGCTTGCGTTATTCTGACGACGAGAAAGAGTTTTACGCCAAGCGTACTAAGAACCCAACACCTTGGAACGGTTCTCCAGATGTACTTGACGATACCGCTAACCCAAGCGATAGCCACGTAAGCTGGGATTTAAGTGCCACTTACAAGCTAACTGATGATGTAAACTTGTTTGGTCGCGTTGCTAACGGTTTCCGTGCACCAAGTGTTCAAGGTCGTATTTTGTTTGGTGATGAAGTGACTGTTGCTAAGTCAGAAACGACCAACTCAATCGAAGCGGGCATTAAATCTGATGTACTTGATGGCCAAGGCCGCGTAAACGCGACGGTATTTTACTATCAAATGGATGACCAACAGCTAACGGCTGTAGGTGGTGGTTCGAATTTCAACCGCTTAGTGAATACTGATAAAACAACTGGTTATGGCTTCGAACTCGATACCGAGTGGGTGTTAACAGACGAGCTAAATGCAACATTTAATCTGAGCTATAACAAAACCGAGTTGGAAGATAAAAACTTAGCTGTAGCGGTTTGTGCGCAGTGTACAGTGACTGATCCAACTTATATGGTTGAAGGTACTAATGGCCCTGAGGCGCGAGCAATTTTGGATGGTAACAGCTTACCTCACGCTCCTGAGTGGATTGCAAACGCAACACTTCGCTACACGAAAGAGTTAGAAGATGGCGAGTTCTTCGTCTATGGTGATATGTCTTATCGTAGTGAAGTAGACTTCTTCTTATACAAATCAGTAGAGTTTGAAGGTGAAGCGTTGTTTGAAACAGGCCTGCGTGCTGGTTATATGTGGTCTGAAGGCGATAACGAATATGAAGTGTCAGCCTTTGTTCGTAACCTATTTGATGAGCAAGTGGTTATCGGTGGTGTAGACTTCAATAACAACACGGGTATGCTAAATGAAGCGCGCTTCATTGGTGCTGAATTCAAAGTGAAATTCTTCTAA
- a CDS encoding HAD family hydrolase yields the protein MRFQAVLFDFDGTLVDSEALHYQSWMKVLAPYQVTYTEHDFCDEFSGVPTLKAANILKERHQLAPSARDLCDEKNIVFVATAAEVLPRLMHFAKQIVEQTSKRCSIALVTGSSRAEALPVLRHYQLLELFSAIVCKDDVERPKPHPEPYRKALAALKIAPHEAVAIEDTYTGLTSAKEAGLTTVVVPNMHSAKQDLSLADHSFTDLEAVFDWLCPES from the coding sequence ATGCGTTTTCAGGCAGTTTTATTTGATTTTGACGGTACATTAGTTGATTCAGAAGCACTCCATTACCAAAGTTGGATGAAGGTGTTAGCCCCGTATCAAGTTACTTATACGGAGCATGATTTTTGTGATGAGTTTTCGGGTGTACCAACGCTTAAAGCCGCCAATATACTTAAAGAAAGGCACCAACTTGCGCCTTCTGCCCGTGATTTATGTGATGAAAAAAATATCGTCTTTGTCGCAACAGCTGCGGAAGTACTCCCCAGATTAATGCATTTTGCAAAACAAATTGTTGAACAAACCTCAAAACGTTGTTCGATCGCACTCGTGACTGGAAGCAGCAGAGCAGAAGCGCTCCCAGTTTTACGACACTATCAGCTACTAGAGCTGTTTTCTGCGATAGTGTGCAAAGACGATGTCGAACGGCCAAAGCCTCATCCTGAACCTTATCGCAAAGCGCTCGCTGCGCTAAAAATTGCGCCACATGAAGCTGTGGCAATAGAAGATACCTACACAGGGTTAACTTCAGCCAAAGAAGCTGGGTTAACCACGGTTGTTGTACCAAACATGCACTCAGCTAAGCAAGATTTAAGTCTTGCTGATCATTCATTTACCGATCTCGAAGCGGTTTTTGACTGGCTTTGTCCTGAAAGCTAA
- the sixA gene encoding phosphohistidine phosphatase SixA, with the protein MKTILIMRHGEAEPMQADDASRNLTELGLQQAKDMGQWLKQYFEIDAALISPFTRAQQTAEQVLAVQAPQLVETCADIVPSGSAHTAIDYLETLISLHPEHQTWILVAHMPVVSYLVDRLCPDTMPIFSTAAVAIIEYNEQTGRAEFTSMQLP; encoded by the coding sequence ATGAAGACTATCTTGATAATGCGTCATGGTGAAGCTGAGCCAATGCAGGCCGATGATGCGAGTAGAAACTTAACTGAGCTGGGGTTACAACAAGCCAAGGATATGGGTCAATGGTTGAAACAGTACTTTGAGATAGATGCGGCATTAATAAGTCCGTTTACCAGAGCGCAGCAAACGGCCGAGCAAGTGCTTGCTGTACAAGCTCCCCAATTGGTTGAAACCTGCGCAGATATCGTGCCGAGTGGCTCAGCACACACAGCCATTGATTATTTAGAAACGCTTATTTCTTTGCATCCTGAACACCAAACCTGGATTTTAGTGGCACATATGCCTGTCGTAAGTTATCTAGTTGACCGCTTATGTCCCGATACTATGCCTATTTTTTCAACCGCAGCTGTCGCTATCATTGAGTACAATGAGCAAACAGGCCGAGCGGAATTTACTTCGATGCAATTACCTTAA
- the efpL gene encoding elongation factor P-like protein EfpL encodes MPKASEIKKHAAIEYNGRVMIVRDIERSVPQGRAGGSLYRMRMYDVVDNSKVDETFKAEEMLTLADLNRRPAMLSYVDGDEYVFMDDEDYTPYHLNKESIAEQLLFIDESTKGLSIVVVQGMPVSIDLPSSVELVIEDTSPSIKGASASARTKPATLTTGLVVQVPEHISSGDKIKINTAESKFMGRAE; translated from the coding sequence GTGAAATTAAAAAACATGCCGCGATCGAGTATAACGGCCGCGTAATGATTGTTCGTGATATTGAGCGCTCAGTACCACAAGGTCGCGCTGGTGGTAGCCTATACCGTATGCGTATGTACGATGTAGTAGATAACTCTAAAGTAGATGAGACTTTTAAAGCGGAAGAGATGCTAACACTTGCAGATCTTAACCGTCGCCCTGCAATGCTTTCATATGTAGATGGTGATGAATATGTGTTTATGGATGATGAAGACTACACGCCATACCACCTGAATAAAGAGTCTATTGCTGAGCAATTGTTATTTATCGATGAATCAACGAAAGGTTTATCTATCGTCGTGGTTCAGGGCATGCCAGTTTCTATCGACTTACCTTCAAGCGTAGAGCTTGTGATTGAAGATACTTCTCCTTCAATCAAGGGTGCATCTGCTAGTGCTAGAACAAAGCCTGCAACATTAACGACAGGCCTTGTTGTTCAAGTTCCTGAACATATTTCAAGCGGTGACAAAATTAAGATCAACACCGCTGAATCTAAGTTCATGGGCCGTGCAGAATAA